TGTTCAGTCTCACTGtgacatgtctcctctcctctctaggaCCCTCATCATGTTCAGTCTCACTGTGACATGTCTCCACCATTgtgacatgtctcctcccctctctgtgagCCTCATCATGTTCAGTCTCACTGtgacatgtctcctctcctctctgtgagcCTCATCATGTTCAGTCTCACTGtgacatgtctcctctcctctctaggaGCCTCATCATGTTCAGTCTCACTGTGAcatgtctcctttcctctctgggAGCCTCATCATGTTCAGTCTCACTGtgacatgtctcctctcctctctaggaGCCTCATCATGTTCAGTCTCACTGTGAcatgtctcctttcctctctgggAGCCTCATCATGTTCAGTCTCACTGtgacatgtctcctctcctctcagggagCCTCATCATGTTCAGTCTCACTGTGAcatgtctcctttcctctctgggAGCCTCATCATGTTCAGTCTCACTGTGACATGTCTCCACCATTGtgacatgtctcctctcctctctgggagCCTCATCATGTTCAGTCTCACTGtgacatgtctcctctcctctcagggagCCTCATCATGTTCAGTCTCACTGtgacatgtctcctctcctctctgggagCCTCATCATGTTCAGTCTCACTGtgacatgtctcctctcctctctaggaGCCTCATCATGTTCAGTCTCACTgtgacatgtctcctcccctctctgtgagCCTCATCATGTTCAGTCTCACTGtgacatgtctcctctcctctctgggagCCTCATCATGTTCAGTCTCACTGTGACATGTCTCCTCTCATCTCTGTGAGCCTCATCATGTTCAGTCTCACTGtgacatgtctcctctcctctcagggagCCTCATCATGTTCAGTCTCACTGTGAcatgtctcctttcctctctgggAGCCTCATCATGTTCAGTCTCACTGTGACATGTCTCCACCATTGtgacatgtctcctctcctctctgggagCCTCATCATGTTCAGTCTCACTGtgacatgtctcctctcctctcagggagCCTCATCATGTTCAGTCTCACTGtgacatgtctcctctcctctctgggagCCTCATCATGTTCAGTCTCACTGTGAcatgtctcctttcctctctgggAGCCTCATCATGTTCAGTCTCACTGtgacatgtctcctctcctctctgtgagcCTCATCATGTTCAGTCTCACTGTGAcatgtctcccctcctctctaggAGCCTCATCATGTTCAGTCTCACTGtgacatgtctcctctcctctctgggagCCTCATCATGTTCAGTCTCACTGtgacatgtctcctctcctctctgtgagcCTCATCATGTTCAGTCTCACTGTggcatgtctcctctcctctctgggagCCTCATCATGTTCAGTCTCACTGtgacatgtctcctctcctctctgtgagcCTCATCATGTTCAGTCTCACTGtgacatgtctcctctcctctctaggaGCCTCATCATGTTCAGTCTCACTGtaacatgtctcctctcctctctgggagCCTCATCATGTTCAGTCTCACTGTGACATGTCTCCACCATTgtgacatgtctcctcccctctctgtgagCCTCATCATGTTCAGTCTCACTGtgacatgtctcctctcctctctgtgagcCTCATCATGTTCAGTCTCACTGTGACATGTCTCCACCATTGtgacatgtctcctctcctctctgtaggaAACGCGTGTCCTGCAGAAGAAGATATCAGACATGGAAGATGAAGTGAAGGTATCTGTCCAGTTGCAATAATGGTGAATTTCCTGAATTGATACTGAGAGATGTTCAAGGTCTGACCAATGTGGGGTTGTTTTCTTGTGGCTTAATGCCAGTTCTTGTGCTTCTTGAGAACCTCTCCAATAGACTAAACCTAGCCACAGCAGAGACAGAACATATTTCCAGAACATAGTCTCCGCAGGAGGCCGAGCCATCACAAAGTTGCCCTGCAGATAGACAGAGCAAGCTGCTGAACAGGGAGAATCCCTCTGGGACGTGCCTTGGTACTGTAGTGTGTCTGTCTCAAACAACACCCTGTTCCCTTAAAAACGCACTGCTTTCTGGTCAAATGTGCCAGTTGCGATGCAGCCCGAGTCTCAAACCAGCAGTGACAAAGCAtacatggtgtgtggtgtggtattcTAAGCTGACATCATTTGCCACCATTATGTAATCATTATGCTCCGTTGGCTGTGAAATGTGAGTGCATTGATTTATATTCATGGAGTGAGTACACCATTGGTATTCCTCCACAATCACTACTGCCACAAGCGTCTGCTGTGTTCCATACAGGAGGGTACAGACAACAACCTTTTGTTGTCTCTGAATGAGAGGTCTCAATAAAGATGGAACACTAAACTGAAAATAGACAATCTTGTGGGAGAACATTACATGTTCAGTTGACTCGGAGGAGAGGTTGGTGATGAGTGTCGTTGTCATTTGTTCTGTGAATCAAACTTGAACTGGATTTGCttcaccctaaccccaaccctattcCCAAACATAACATTAACCCCAACCCTATTCCCAAACATAACATTAACCCCAACCCTATTCCCAAACATAACATTAACCCCAACCCTATTCCCAAACATAACATTAACCCCAACCCTATTCCCAAACATAACATTAACCCCAACCCTATTCCCAAACATAACATTAACCCCAACCCTATTCCCAAacataaccttaaccccaaccctaatcgcaaccttaaccccaaccctaatcccaaccctaaccccaaccctattcCCAAACATAacattaaccccaaccctaatcgcaaccttaaccccaaccccaatcataaccctaaccccaccacaaccccaaccataaccccaaaccgaaccttaaccccaaccccaactctaaccccaatcataaccctaaccccaccacaaccccaaccataaccccaaaccgaaccttaaccccaaccccaactccAACCATAACCCCCTCTGTCTGCTTGTTGTCTGCTGTCCTCCACAGGTCCAGACAGAGCTGAAGAATGAGAACCAGAGACTGAAGGACGAGAACGGAGCCTTAATCCGGGTCATCAGTAAACTGTCTAagtgagaagaggaggaaaaggaaGAGAGCAGGGGATGATACAGCTTTATTTCCCATGTTTACACCCACTTCTCCAACCCCACCGCCCCCACCAACACCCCCACCAACACCCCCACCAACACCAGTAGTCTTCACACGCAGTTTGCATATTTGCACATTTTTTGTATTAATTTATGGATTGTTATAATGCATAATTATATAATCACAGCACATAATAATACCGTATGAATGTCTGCAAATGTTTAATCTATAAGCTGATGTAACAGGTTATATATTATCACGTTTTGTATCACtatgtgacatttgaaatgttttttgttgttgtttttgtttactcCATCACATGAAAAGTCTCCTACGCCTTGTATAAGTTATTTATAAAGATTTTCTATGCTGCAATCCAACGCAATCTCTTGTATTCAGTGTCATCAACTGGTCACGTGTGGTAATGCATCATACTGcagaggcctacagtatatactgtaatgtGAATCAGGATTGGTACACATTTGTAAGGGTTATAGATTATATACATTGTTATTCTTATAGTTTACATGAAGTAGTGAATTTGAAAAGAGAAGGGAGTgcggaggagtagaggagggagtgaggaggaagaaaggagggagtgaggaggaggagaggagggagtacgaatgaggagaggagggagtgaggaggaggagaaggagtgaggaggaggagaggagggagtgaggaggaggagaggagggagtgaggaggaggagaggagggagtacgaaggaggagaggagggaatgaggaggagagtagggagtgcagaggaggagagggtgaggagaggagggagtgaggaggagaggagcaagtgcagaggaggagaggagggagtgaggaggaggagaggagggagtgaggaggaggagaagagggagtgaggaggagaggagggactgagaaggaggagaggagggagtacAGAGGTAAGGCAGAGGGGTACAGTTCTTTGGAATTATTGCAGTATGGTGGCCATGGAGGAACAAAATGCATAAAgaggaacttttttttttttaaagcagcaaGGTCGGCGGTATTGCATTGCGAATGTAGCTCTGCACTGTTTGGGTTCACCCCATGCTCAAAAGAGTTCCAAAGGCCCAGGAAGACGGGGATTTAGTTGCCTGCATTGCAGTAATTTTACAAACCCACTCAGTTTCAGTTCACAGAGGAAACGTTAGAAGAATACAGACGTTATTGGTCCTATGGTAAATACAATTGGAAACATTTAAGGCAGACAGAATGATGGTTGCTGCTCAAGATACAATAAACACAAGTAACACAGGACCAATCTATAAAACGATCTTAATCAATCCAAGTACACTCAATAGGAGGGATAGTGAAAACAAGTCAGGAAGTAACAGTATTAATGTATCACCACAATTAAACTAATATTCAGAGTAATAACTGCCATACTGGAATGGAGGTTATACTGAATGGTTTGTACAAATCAGATCCATAGGCCTTCTTGCAATTGGAGTATTCAGAGTGTATGTACCGTGTACTGGGACAGTGGAAAGGAGCTAATGCAATCAAGTGACATGTTGCCACAATTTTGCTGCTACAGGCTCTTTATGCTGACGTTTAAAAAACAAGCATTGTTTTGCATTCCATGATATGAATTACTGAAGGTTCATTTTAAACTCTTTTGAACATAAGTATGTATATGATCATCACTAAAAGCCAAGCAGTCATATGATTTCATAAATACAGAGGCATGTACATCTTACAATATCAACTTTAAGTCATACCAATAATGTTGATAAACATGACCACTATCATCATGTTAAGTACATATTTCTATAAGCAAAACGTGCATTCTACAGTGTGAGGTGAAACTCCAACAGCGCTGCTTCTGGTGACGATAGATGAACAAATATCAGCATTTTTCACCTGTTCTTGCACAGGAAAGGAATCAAGTGTGAATCAGCCGCTCTGTTAAAATATCTCTATAAGGTTTTTAATTGAGCAGTAATAAGCCTTTGCTCAGAGTATAGAAACTTAAACTCAAGTTGTATGGCTTTACTTCTTAACATAcacaaaaatacatgtttaactGTTATGACACCAGTGGATGACAGCAAGCAGAGGACTACTCAGGGTACAGATATGGAGAGTTATTGAAACGGGGCTACAAGTCCATGCTTTGACTCCTATACAATGAGCTATATCTGATAACatgaacctgggactaaacaatcTAACGTTAAGCACGGTCTAGTAGTTGGATTTaaatttgtgtagtactgtagtctgaCTTAGTACTAGAACACTGGTCAACCCAACACAGCAGATTCAAATCATTTTTGATAAGGCGGTGACTACCACCTCCGGCAGGATACTTGAAGGAAACACTTACGGTACTTAGAATTACAAAGCAAAGGAGCTAGTAAATGTTCTGCTTTTGCAAAAATACACAATAAATCCTGGCCATCGAAGACCCTGCACACATACAAGTGAAAGCAGGAAATGTAAGTAATATTGCATTTTGACTTGTAGCCCCAGCATATAGTCATACATTTCAGGTTGTCCACTGTAGACATatgtaaataaaatacaaatgaagTAACACTGTTGAATTTCAGGCAAGAAAATAGCCTGTAAAATCAACATGTACTATGCAGACATATGTTCAGTCCTATTATACCCTTAAGGGAAAATACATCAAATGTGCAGTCAGTGCatatttttctctccattttaTTATCAAAATGAcattggacacaaacacacatacacactaattATGGTTCCTCTTTAAAACATGCCGCTATTTACAACATTTCATAGATACATGCTGTATTATGACATTTTCTCACTGTATGTTTACAGTAggacgagagagagggggtcAAAACTACATATCAATGGACTTATTAGTATGCCAACGTTCCCCCTCCTTTCAGTTTGATCACCTTATACACCATGGCCTCCTGGCAATCAACATTTCAGGATGTCTAACGAACAACGCCCTTGGGAAAAACAGGTTTGAATAAACAGCGGACAATACCACAATGTTTCAGGACTTTGGCGTCTTACAGAAGAGGGTTACATACTAAGCAGGCTGCGGATGAGTGCATGGTGCAAAAGTCAAAGCTAACGACATGAAGATAAGCACAAAGCATAAATCATGCTTACTTTACTCTCATTTGTTTCAAGCAAATGCTGCATTTCCGGTTGCTTGATGATGAACTTTTCATCATTACAATGTGAACATCCAAGAATTGAATGTATACCCACACCACTACAGTCATCCTCAGCAGAGAGAAATAGACGTTGGGCCTTCATGCAAACACACTTTTAAACTGAGAAAACATCCCCTCCAGTATGTTTGTATCAGTCATTTCAGAGATGCAGAGTGCTTTACAATTCACAGGCAGTGGCTGTAACAAGCATATGGTCCCATCTTATAACATATGTTTCTTTCATCTCGATAGCATTAATGCCAAAAATGTGCTCACAATAGTGTACAGGGTGCAATGCTGTCGTAGTAGAATATGATTgatcatttttctttattttcttgaACATACATCCTCAACATTGTGTATCTTTGACTTAAAATAGTAAAAGGTCAAATGTGTTTTCAACACATGCTATTAGTAGTAAATATCTCATCACTAACAAAGCATGGTCGTCATGGTTTTGGATGACAGTGATAGTTCTTCAATCATCTTTACTTTGGACATGGATAAGTAATCACTTTTACATCCAAGTGGTCAAAGTAGGTCTTTTGGACTGTGCCATTATGACGTTTGCCAGGGATACAGTTTCCCTCAGTGCATTCTGAGTTGAGAGCCTAAAGGCACCCATGAATTCAACCCAGTCTGGGTTTCACACTGAAAACACTGGAAGGTGTATGGACCCTGTCCATAACGGCATCGAAATTAATCGTGTTTGATAAGTAATCATTTTTAACTGTAAAGCCAAATATCATTTTTGCCACAATATGTCCATCTCTCTTATACATGggaatatatataataaaaataataataacaataataataatgataatacaaTTGGAACAAAAAAAACTTGCATTTTAAAGTTCTTTCAGAAAGACTTTCTGGAATGAATTGCTGCATTGTATTACCTTAATACCTACCATCTCACCTAAACCCTTTCCATTAGTAGATTAAAAACTGTTTTATGTGAGAAATGTCCCAATACTAATATCTACTGCAAGATATGGCACACTTATGGGTTGAGAACAAGATATATGCTAATGGGAATCGGTTTGGCATGGTTTATGTAGAGCAGTGAGAGCATAAGTAAAGCATGCACAATGTTCTATAAACTAAATGAAGAAGCTATAACCAGCATCAATTTCATTGAGTCTTTCTCCAAACTTTCATTGTCAGCATCTAAGCATCTGTTCCTAAAAAGCATGTTCAAATGAAACACAGATCaatttatcaatcaatcaatcaatttatCGCTCaatttccctcttctctctttacACTAAATACGTGAAATGCTATGGTGTTGGGAAAAGTGTAGTTTATGTTCTTCGATTTAATTATGAATAAGCTGATATTttagatgtttcttttttttgttcagtgtttcaaATAGACATGACAGAATCATGTGGAAGTCATGAGTTTCATGCAGTGTATGGCAGTTGGGGAGGGAGGGTTTCTGAGTTAGTTGGTTAGTTGGTAATCAATCGGACAAGTTAAGTTACTTTTTTGCATTTAAACCTGCCAGTGCCGCATCTATATCCTCCTCCTGTTGTAGTGGGTGCCACTGGGCAATGGGACGCCTGGGGTTAGAGAGCATGTCAGACCAATGCTTCAGACCAGGGCCCGTCGCCTTGCTGCCCACAAATATCTTCCCAATGGCGTCATTCTTGCCAATCTTGTCATAAtcaaacactgtcaccaccaccaaAATTTtctgaagaggaaagagagaaaaacatgTATATGTGTAGTAGATGCTACATGTGTGCACTCACATAGCCATTCATATGCAAGCTTCATACAGTAGGTATTAAACTACcaggttttaaaagaaaacaccACTCAAAAACTGTCTTTTGGTGTTTGTTTAATTCGTAGACTGTTGATACAGTTCCAAAATGTTAGTTGCAAAATCATCATAGTGGTATTTTGAAAGTTCTATATCTTGAAAACgtgattgctgacaagcaaaacaatTTTGGGACAGTATCAACAGTGGaccaatgaaacaaataccaaaagaccGTTTTTGAGTGTTATTTTCCTTAAAATTCCACTGAATCGTATTGATTTTCTTTCATCATTGAATTGCTGTAAGGCATAGTGAAAATGGAAATGCGCTTGTAGGcctagagagaaaaaaacaagagcAGACCACCAAAAATATGTAGTGTTCTGCACCTGCATCATGTCCATTGGGATCTCAAAGCTGAAGGACTCATTGTAGTACGGATTCAGTGTGTTCTTCTTCACTgtagtcttcttcttcttcagtttCTTGCCTCCCTGCAGCAACGCGATCTTCACATAGGGATCTGCAAAGAAAGACCAACAGATATTCAATCTCTCATTTAATGTTTTAAATGCATCACTGCGGTAGAGTGAAAAAAAATGTAGTGTGATATGAGTTGCTTGCTAAATTAGAAAAATAATTCAGAGAGCTCATTAATGCAACATGTCTGCACAATGTCTGCAAATGTCTGCAAATAAATCAGAGATTCTGCATCAATGAGCTGTTTTAATTAATGGCAGATTGACATGCCTGATTAGTTGGAAATGATCTACTGTTATGTCCAGTGGTTTGCCCTACCAGACAGTCCACCCACAAGTTGTTTAAACAGCAGGGTTCTTTGATTTGTGACCAGGGCGGGACCCTTTCTGGAGCTTTATAGACTCCTTTCTTGAAGGTGCTATTAAGAACTttacaaatatatattatttCATGAGATGGTTCTGAATAGCACCATACACATTTAACCTCTGTAACAGTTATCTACGAGTAATTGGTATATGATATGTATGATGATGAAGATATTCCGTTTTTAACATTGTTATGCTACTGTGTTGTAATATGGGGTTGATCATGCTTAATCACTCTCACCTGGGAGTTGTATCAACCTGACTCAACCATGTCAAATGATGAAGTTAGTCCAAAAATATAAACTCGCATATACTTGCAGACCCTTCTCACTGACGGTATCGGACTAGCCACCTCAACAGAACCCATgaacataaacacagacacaagACAAGTAGAATAAAACAACAAAATCATAGGTACCACACAGTAAGTGAAATAATGCAACACAAAGAACAGGAATTCATAATTACCCAGAACCATCTAGTGAAGGACTGCTTCAACATTGTAAAGAACAATTTGGAAGGGGAGGGTTCTATATAGAGAATGGTTCTTTGAGAAGACatggttctacatagaaccatcACTCACTGCAAAGAACCTTTCAAGAACCCTTTAAGAATCTCAAGAGTAAACTGTACGTCCAGTGGAAGTCTTAACGTACCAGACAGTCCACCCACGTCCATCTTCTTGAGGTTCTTTGCCTCCAGGATACAGACAGTGAGTTTGCCAGCGGTGGGCACGTAACGAAGAGAGATACAGATGTCTCCCAGCTTCTCAGGCTGCATGGAtattaaggacagagagagggcaagCACAGAGAGAGCAACGacacagagagggaaagatagaCAAAAATGTATATTACAATTGTCAGAGCTTGGCTGTTGTTAATTCTGATGGGGCAACGCTTCCGTCCAACGATTAGCTTAGTTAGATAAAATCACAGAAAGATCAATCAATTATGACTAGCATAAATAGTTTCTGTTTCTTTTCAGATCATACCTCCTCTTTGTCTGCACTCTCCAGGTCCTTCCATTCTTCGATGGGCTGTCCCAGGTCAATGGTGTTCATGGGGATCCTCACCTCTCCAATGATGTCATGCTTGGAGAATCGGTCGTAGTCAAAGACTGACATCACCAGGGTTTTCCCACCGAGTTCATCATATGGTAACTGAGGaaggaacacaacaacaacaacaacaccacaacacaacaacaacacaactggATTATTAAATCTGAATGTAACCACATATCCCTACTGTATACTATTTGAATTGTTAATACTGTGTATCTGTGCTattgatttcttttttttttatgaaataaACATCTTATTTTGTGCCATGGGCTGCTGGCAAGATATTGATTACTGAGACATCAGTAATACGGCACAATGTCAGCTAACATACAGAGTTTTACAACACAGAATAGGAAAGGCAGAAAATGGGTTAGGCTGAATTCTAATGTGTAGCTTGGTTTTTACTCAGGAAACATCTAAGGAGAGATTTGTTCAGCTCTAATGCAACTAAAGCATAATTAGAGTATCTAATATGGGTTCTATTGATTCACTCCAGCCCTTGCAGACCTGGGGCTGTATTGTAATAAACCTTACACAATGGTAAATCAACAAAAacattcaccatgtcattggatttaggttaacaGTTTTGCTGACAAAAAGACAACAACGCTGATTCAACCAGTGTTTTCCCAGATACTAAGCTCCCGTAAATTGTATTGTATATGTGAGGAACGTTCTCCATAAGCAAGAGATAGCCTAGGCCTACTGTTGATGTTACGGTGTTATAGGACTGAATATCTTGAATATGTTTGGAGGAGCGGGTCTTTGATAACTGGACAAGAGTTTCTCTTTGGAAATGGGGATGGATACAAGCCGAATGGAGTACGCATTGCAGGGTAGGCCTATGTGAATTCTGAATAATACAAAATATGAAGGCAAAATTCTCACAGgtagaccatttaaaaaaacatcttaTGGATAGGATATTTGGCAAATGCATGGCCAGGATAAGGAAGACATTTCTGTTGAATCAGCTTTTGTTATGGTAAGGGCTTGTTTTTCAATCAAATGAAACGTACCTCAGATATTGCCACCACTCCCACCTCAGCACTAGCGAGCTCACATAAGACAGGTAAATTACCAATCCTGGCTTACGGGTTGGAAAATAGCAGAGTGCTGGCTTTAGCAGGTTCAAATTGCCAACGAGTGTATAATACACTAAAGCAGGTCTAGGAGCTAGAAGCTAGACATTCcattttcctgtggtgaagggtCTCATgacaaatataaataaaaaaatacattctaAAGGCATGCATCTGATTTCATATACTGTAAATTCTCCAAACTGTTCATTGATGGTCCCTACTCTAGGGACAGTGCTTCCACATTGACACAGAGGCTTATACAGTCTCCGTGGACCTTATTGAGTAGTACAGGAAGCTGCAGTTAGTACACAGGCAAGAGGGTATATAGCAGGCAGGCAAGCATGGCAAGCCAGCACTGCTCTACACTATGACGTGAACACAACAAGAACACATAATGAAAAATAAATGTAGGCAACAACCACAAAGTCTTATACCATGTCGCATCATAGGTCTGATTTTTTTACAACACCAAAACTGTTAAGTTAGATTTAGTTTGAGACTCCGCTGTACTAGCCTGACACAATATTTTTGGCAGGATGATTGATGCCTTTTATATTCCAACTATCTTCTGTGCAAGTGCAGTCCTGGTATAGAAACTGTGTTATGACTTACCTTGAAAACAAATGACTCATTAAAGACCGGGTTCAGGTTTTTCTTTTGAACCTTGGTGTCAAACTTCTTCTTCTTGTCTGGGAGGACAAAGACCTTGACGTACGGGTCAGAGGTACCTCCGCTGTCCATGGAGATAAGATCAGCAGCTTGGAGGATTCCCACTGTGAgctgtgaggggaggggaggtgaggggaggtgaggggaggggagggggttagagtgtTCAGGGGTCAAAGACAGCATTGAGGCAAACCAAACATATTAGGTGAGAAAACAACATACATTAATGTAT
This sequence is a window from Oncorhynchus kisutch isolate 150728-3 linkage group LG1, Okis_V2, whole genome shotgun sequence. Protein-coding genes within it:
- the LOC109899223 gene encoding synaptotagmin-2 isoform X2; protein product: MKWNLFKNKPEAMVGPEPTGTGATMTAAPAVAIATTMAEPPGNGTVSKNDMFEEIKSKFMNEIDKIPLPSWAIIAIAVVAALLILTCCFCIIKKCCCKKKKNKKGKKGKDGLNMKNMKGDEDDDDDEGETGLTEEEKEEEEKEEEKLGKLQYSLDYDFQDSKLTVGILQAADLISMDSGGTSDPYVKVFVLPDKKKKFDTKVQKKNLNPVFNESFVFKLPYDELGGKTLVMSVFDYDRFSKHDIIGEVRIPMNTIDLGQPIEEWKDLESADKEEPEKLGDICISLRYVPTAGKLTVCILEAKNLKKMDVGGLSDPYVKIALLQGGKKLKKKKTTVKKNTLNPYYNESFSFEIPMDMMQKILVVVTVFDYDKIGKNDAIGKIFVGSKATGPGLKHWSDMLSNPRRPIAQWHPLQQEEDIDAALAGLNAKK
- the LOC109899223 gene encoding synaptotagmin-2 isoform X1; translated protein: MKWNLFKNKPEAMVGPEPTGTGATMTAAPAVAIATTMAEPPGNGTVSKNDMFEEIKSKFMNEIDKIPLPSWAIIAIAVVAALLILTCCFCIIKKCCCKKKKNKKGKKGKDGLNMKNMKGDEKQDDDDDEGETGLTEEEKEEEEKEEEKLGKLQYSLDYDFQDSKLTVGILQAADLISMDSGGTSDPYVKVFVLPDKKKKFDTKVQKKNLNPVFNESFVFKLPYDELGGKTLVMSVFDYDRFSKHDIIGEVRIPMNTIDLGQPIEEWKDLESADKEEPEKLGDICISLRYVPTAGKLTVCILEAKNLKKMDVGGLSDPYVKIALLQGGKKLKKKKTTVKKNTLNPYYNESFSFEIPMDMMQKILVVVTVFDYDKIGKNDAIGKIFVGSKATGPGLKHWSDMLSNPRRPIAQWHPLQQEEDIDAALAGLNAKK